One stretch of Leadbetterella byssophila DSM 17132 DNA includes these proteins:
- the fsa gene encoding fructose-6-phosphate aldolase yields MKFFIDTASLSEIKEAQDLGILDGVTTNPSLMAKEGITGEENIKNHYKEICNIVSGDVSAEVISTDYEGMIREGQELVKLHEQIVVKIPMTKDGVKAIKYFSERGIKTNCTLVFSAGQALLAAKAGATYVSPFIGRLDDISTEGLILIEDIRTIYDNYGFATEILAASVRTPMHILNCAKIGADVMTGPLSAILALLNHPLTDIGLAKFLADYAKGNK; encoded by the coding sequence ATGAAATTCTTCATAGATACAGCCAGTCTTTCAGAAATCAAAGAAGCACAAGATCTAGGCATCTTAGACGGTGTAACCACCAACCCCTCCTTAATGGCTAAAGAAGGCATTACAGGAGAGGAAAATATCAAAAATCACTACAAGGAGATTTGTAACATAGTAAGTGGTGATGTAAGTGCAGAGGTAATCTCCACTGATTACGAAGGCATGATCCGTGAAGGTCAGGAATTGGTTAAACTACATGAGCAAATCGTAGTGAAGATTCCTATGACTAAAGATGGAGTAAAAGCCATCAAATATTTCTCGGAAAGAGGAATCAAGACCAACTGTACTTTAGTATTTTCTGCCGGACAAGCCTTATTAGCTGCTAAAGCAGGTGCTACATACGTATCTCCTTTCATTGGTCGTTTAGATGATATCAGCACTGAGGGCTTAATCCTTATCGAAGATATCCGTACTATCTATGACAATTATGGATTTGCAACGGAGATTTTAGCGGCATCTGTTCGTACCCCAATGCACATATTAAACTGTGCTAAAATTGGTGCGGACGTTATGACAGGTCCTCTATCAGCTATTTTAGCGTTATTAAACCATCCTTTGACAGACATTGGTCTAGCTAAATTCTTAGCAGACTATGCGAAAGGAAATAAATAA
- the uvrC gene encoding excinuclease ABC subunit UvrC codes for MIKFDYKNTLSHLPTEPGIYKYFNADGEIIYVGKAKNLKNRISSYFHNYDRADRKTRKLVESIHHLEYTIVPTEWDALLLENNLIKEHQPKYNILLRDDKTYPYICVTHERFPRVIFTRRIEDRSRGRMYGPYVSAKPMYALLDMFSQLYTIRTCKYQLSKENVEAGKFKVCLEYHIGNCKGPCEGLQSEEEYMHEIEQVHDILKGNLGPAKSYFQERMEAAAGRLAFEEAHKLKSKLEFLENYQAKATVVTPTIKDADVFTIQSDETAAYVNYLKIMNGSIISTQTMEVKKRLNETDEEILSIIMLELRTKYESTAREIISNLDPDIDFKATITVPQTGDKKKLVEMSLRNVVFYRHEKAEKEAITKSGNANKRDRVLIKMKQDLHLPSLPRHIECFDNSNIQGTNPVSAMVCFINGQPSPKNYRHYIPRTVEGPDDFATMREVVGRRYTRLVESGSPLPDLIIVDGGKGQLSAACEALKSIGIYGKVPIIGIAKRLEEIYFPEDSLPIYIDKKSETLQLIQRCRDEAHRFGITHHRNRRSKNFLISSLESAPGIGKTTATKVLSHFKTIGNIKAASEEELIQVLGKDKARRVREFLETES; via the coding sequence ATGATAAAATTTGATTACAAGAACACTCTTTCCCATCTGCCTACTGAGCCCGGCATTTATAAATATTTTAATGCGGATGGAGAAATCATATATGTGGGAAAAGCGAAGAACCTTAAGAACAGAATTAGTTCCTATTTCCATAATTATGATAGGGCAGATCGTAAAACCCGTAAGCTAGTAGAGAGTATTCATCATTTGGAATACACCATTGTTCCCACGGAATGGGATGCTCTGCTTTTGGAGAATAATCTAATCAAAGAACATCAACCTAAATACAATATACTTCTTCGTGATGATAAGACTTATCCCTATATCTGTGTTACCCACGAGCGTTTTCCTCGTGTAATCTTTACCAGAAGAATTGAAGATAGGAGTAGAGGTCGTATGTATGGGCCGTACGTCAGCGCTAAGCCCATGTATGCGCTTTTAGATATGTTCTCCCAGTTATATACCATTCGGACCTGTAAGTATCAATTGAGCAAGGAGAACGTAGAGGCAGGGAAGTTTAAAGTATGTTTGGAATATCATATTGGGAACTGTAAAGGGCCTTGTGAAGGCTTACAGTCGGAAGAAGAATACATGCACGAAATAGAGCAGGTGCACGACATTCTGAAAGGAAATTTAGGTCCGGCAAAAAGCTATTTTCAAGAAAGGATGGAAGCTGCTGCCGGCCGACTGGCCTTTGAAGAAGCTCATAAATTAAAGTCAAAATTGGAATTCCTGGAGAATTACCAAGCGAAAGCAACCGTAGTTACTCCTACCATTAAAGATGCTGATGTATTTACCATACAGTCAGATGAGACGGCAGCCTATGTGAACTATCTGAAGATCATGAATGGATCTATCATAAGTACACAAACCATGGAGGTGAAGAAGCGACTAAATGAGACAGATGAGGAGATCTTGAGTATCATCATGCTAGAACTACGAACCAAATATGAGAGTACCGCTAGAGAGATCATTTCTAATTTAGATCCGGATATAGATTTTAAAGCCACCATCACGGTGCCTCAAACCGGAGATAAGAAGAAGCTGGTAGAAATGTCACTCAGAAACGTGGTTTTCTATAGGCATGAGAAGGCGGAGAAAGAGGCTATAACTAAGTCCGGCAATGCAAATAAGCGAGATAGGGTATTGATCAAAATGAAGCAAGACCTGCATTTACCAAGTCTGCCTCGACATATAGAATGTTTTGATAACTCGAATATCCAGGGTACGAATCCTGTTTCTGCTATGGTTTGTTTTATCAATGGTCAACCTAGTCCAAAGAATTATAGGCATTATATCCCTCGTACGGTGGAAGGACCGGATGATTTCGCTACCATGCGTGAGGTGGTAGGGAGAAGATATACCCGCTTAGTGGAAAGCGGTAGTCCCTTACCAGATTTGATTATTGTGGACGGAGGTAAAGGTCAATTATCTGCTGCTTGTGAAGCATTGAAGAGTATTGGGATCTATGGTAAGGTGCCTATAATAGGTATTGCCAAAAGGTTGGAGGAGATCTATTTTCCGGAGGATTCTTTACCCATCTATATTGATAAGAAGTCTGAAACTCTACAGTTGATCCAGAGATGTAGAGATGAAGCACACCGCTTCGGTATAACCCACCACAGAAACAGGAGGTCAAAGAACTTCCTGATTTCAAGTTTAGAATCAGCTCCGGGAATAGGGAAGACTACAGCTACTAAGGTTTTGTCGCATTTCAAGACCATAGGAAATATCAAAGCTGCATCAGAAGAGGAATTGATCCAGGTGTTAGGTAAGGATAAGGCAAGAAGAGTACGAGAGTTTTTGGAAACTGAATCATAA
- a CDS encoding PQQ-dependent sugar dehydrogenase, with product MKRIFSLLWCVLALASCSESTAKTEEEQEVVSDNFELSTELVLGDRGAIWGFEFLPDGGIIFTERSGKIGIFKDGKVTELAGVPKVAYESQGGLLDIALHPDFANNGWIYTAYLENVGKAARMNLIRFKIENNALANVEKLLSTSATNEWKGHNGSRILFDKHGYLFWSVGEGGKTSRGGKDSPNKNAQNVKELWGKVHRLHDDGKIPSDNPVLPGNTEPTSIYSYGHRNPQGLAYNAEADEVWESEHGPRGGDELNLIKKGENYGWPFVSYGINYDEVDISGKKHEGYTEPTFQWTPSLGACGLTYLTSDKYGSWKGSLFAGALALNHVSRIYFENGVAKEEKILQDVGRVRDVVQGPDGFLYLSLEGPGRIVKVVPSPKTK from the coding sequence ATGAAAAGAATATTCTCATTACTATGGTGCGTGTTAGCACTCGCTTCATGTTCAGAATCCACAGCCAAAACAGAAGAAGAACAAGAAGTTGTATCAGACAACTTTGAGCTAAGCACAGAACTGGTTCTTGGTGATAGAGGCGCCATCTGGGGATTTGAATTCCTTCCTGACGGCGGAATCATTTTCACTGAAAGATCCGGAAAAATAGGCATCTTTAAAGATGGAAAAGTGACGGAACTGGCAGGTGTACCTAAAGTAGCTTACGAATCTCAAGGTGGCCTTCTAGACATTGCGCTTCACCCTGACTTTGCCAATAATGGTTGGATATACACCGCATACCTAGAAAACGTAGGTAAAGCTGCTAGAATGAATTTGATTCGCTTTAAGATTGAGAATAATGCATTAGCCAATGTTGAAAAACTTCTAAGCACTTCCGCTACTAATGAATGGAAAGGCCACAACGGAAGTAGAATTCTTTTTGACAAACATGGATATCTGTTCTGGAGTGTAGGTGAAGGAGGAAAAACTAGTCGCGGAGGAAAAGATTCACCTAACAAAAATGCACAGAACGTAAAAGAACTTTGGGGTAAAGTTCATAGACTACATGATGATGGTAAAATCCCTTCAGATAATCCTGTATTACCTGGTAACACAGAACCTACTTCCATTTACTCTTATGGACACAGAAACCCGCAAGGTTTAGCCTACAATGCAGAAGCAGATGAGGTTTGGGAAAGTGAACACGGACCAAGAGGCGGAGACGAACTTAACTTGATTAAGAAGGGCGAAAATTACGGTTGGCCATTCGTTTCCTATGGTATTAATTATGACGAAGTAGACATTTCAGGCAAAAAACATGAAGGTTATACAGAACCTACCTTCCAATGGACTCCTTCCCTTGGTGCTTGTGGCTTGACCTATCTGACTTCGGATAAATATGGAAGTTGGAAAGGCAGCCTCTTCGCAGGTGCATTAGCACTAAACCATGTTTCAAGAATCTATTTTGAAAACGGTGTAGCCAAAGAAGAGAAGATCTTACAAGACGTAGGCAGAGTAAGAGACGTAGTACAAGGACCTGACGGATTCTTATATTTATCTCTAGAAGGACCCGGCAGAATTGTCAAAGTGGTTCCAAGTCCTAAGACGAAATAA